A section of the Neorhizobium galegae bv. orientalis str. HAMBI 540 genome encodes:
- a CDS encoding glycerophosphodiester phosphodiesterase family protein — MTNPIIVGHRGARNLWAENSLTGFRNLLDLSVESVEFDVHLSATGELLVIHDATLDRTTERFGRVTDLAAGEYRSVILKGTDEHIPTLEDVLEIYAPTGLELHVELKADADGKPYEGLEARAAAMLDRFGVADNSFLTSFSGEVLKTIGEVAPHIRRLSSLNHKSVQALGLRQSVEAMLQVSDVLAIEKSLLLEEWELLSALVPAEMLGVWVPNELEDLSFWLKRPLRQITTDRPDLAVQAREGLFDAAH, encoded by the coding sequence ATGACCAATCCCATCATCGTCGGCCATCGCGGCGCCCGCAATCTCTGGGCCGAGAACAGCCTGACCGGCTTTCGCAACCTGCTCGACCTCTCCGTCGAATCGGTTGAATTCGACGTGCATCTGAGCGCCACCGGCGAACTTCTCGTCATCCACGACGCAACCCTCGACCGAACCACCGAGCGCTTCGGCCGGGTGACTGATCTTGCCGCCGGCGAATATCGCTCGGTGATCCTCAAGGGCACCGACGAACACATTCCGACGCTTGAAGACGTGCTCGAAATCTACGCCCCGACTGGTCTCGAACTGCATGTAGAACTGAAGGCTGACGCCGACGGCAAGCCTTATGAAGGCCTCGAAGCCAGGGCTGCGGCGATGCTCGATCGTTTCGGCGTGGCGGACAACTCCTTCCTGACCAGCTTCAGCGGCGAAGTCCTGAAGACGATCGGCGAAGTCGCGCCGCATATCCGCCGGCTTTCCTCGCTCAATCACAAGTCCGTCCAGGCTCTCGGCCTGCGCCAATCCGTCGAAGCCATGCTGCAGGTATCCGATGTGCTGGCGATCGAAAAGTCGCTGCTGCTCGAGGAATGGGAACTGCTTTCCGCACTGGTTCCGGCCGAAATGCTCGGTGTCTGGGTTCCGAACGAACTGGAAGACCTGTCTTTCTGGCTGAAGCGGCCGCTCCGCCAGATTACCACTGACCGCCCGGACCTTGCGGTCCAGGCTCGCGAAGGACTGTTCGATGCCGCTCATTGA
- a CDS encoding alkaline phosphatase D family protein: MPLIDRRGLLVGGLAAAAIWRPLGSARAASFSTDPFALGVASGAPRADSVVLWTRLIPENASPAAADSFAPAPKQNLDPIDVEWMVAEDEAFSKPVQSGLFRAVPEFAHSVHVEVTGLQPGRWYFYRFRSGNATSPAGRTRTAPADSVDTLRLAFASCQQYEQGFYSAYADMAGRDLDLVVHLGDYIYERSYGAQLVRKHETGIPSMLYEFRDRYALYKSDPQLQAAHAAFPWLAVWDDHEVTNNYANDRAPDAPNPAEFLARRRAAYQAWFEHMPVHPSLAAGFDALRIYDHYRFGNLAGVTLLDTRQYRSPELEGSAGDDRPERTMLGPAQEEWLGNTLGASHAKWNIIAQQTLLAERDTKAGLATAYNLDGWDGYRAARGRLLEAVQTSAVENPVIIGGDLHAFYAADVKRDFADEKVQAIASEFVCGSITSDAPSAASLATALAENPHLKFASDEHGYAIMRLSERSAEVDFIGVADRKQQNSPATVFQSFAVADGLAGVNRF, from the coding sequence ATGCCGCTCATTGATCGTCGAGGCTTACTGGTGGGCGGATTGGCGGCGGCTGCCATTTGGCGGCCGCTCGGCTCCGCCCGTGCGGCGAGCTTCAGCACCGATCCTTTCGCCCTCGGCGTCGCTTCCGGCGCGCCGAGGGCCGATAGCGTCGTCCTTTGGACGCGGCTGATCCCGGAGAACGCATCGCCCGCCGCCGCCGATTCTTTTGCCCCGGCGCCGAAGCAGAACCTCGATCCGATCGACGTGGAGTGGATGGTCGCCGAAGACGAGGCTTTTTCAAAGCCGGTCCAGTCAGGCCTATTCCGTGCAGTCCCCGAATTCGCCCATTCCGTGCATGTGGAGGTCACGGGCCTTCAACCCGGCCGCTGGTATTTCTACCGTTTCCGCTCCGGCAATGCGACGAGCCCGGCCGGCCGCACCCGCACTGCGCCGGCCGACAGCGTCGATACGCTTCGCCTCGCCTTCGCCTCCTGCCAGCAATATGAACAGGGGTTCTACAGCGCCTATGCCGACATGGCCGGCCGCGACCTCGATCTGGTCGTGCATCTCGGCGATTACATCTATGAGCGCAGTTATGGCGCGCAGCTCGTACGCAAGCACGAGACCGGCATACCCTCAATGCTCTACGAATTCCGCGACCGTTACGCGCTCTACAAATCCGACCCGCAACTGCAGGCCGCCCACGCCGCCTTTCCCTGGCTCGCCGTCTGGGACGACCACGAAGTTACCAACAACTATGCCAATGACCGCGCCCCCGACGCGCCGAATCCGGCCGAATTCCTCGCCCGCCGCCGCGCCGCCTACCAGGCCTGGTTCGAGCACATGCCGGTGCATCCGAGCCTTGCCGCCGGGTTCGATGCGCTTCGCATCTACGACCACTATCGGTTCGGCAATCTGGCCGGTGTGACGCTGCTCGATACGCGGCAATACCGCTCGCCGGAACTCGAAGGCTCTGCCGGCGACGACCGGCCGGAGCGGACCATGCTCGGCCCGGCACAGGAAGAATGGCTCGGCAATACGCTCGGTGCCAGCCACGCGAAATGGAACATCATCGCCCAGCAGACCCTGCTTGCCGAACGCGACACCAAGGCCGGGCTCGCTACAGCATACAATCTCGACGGCTGGGACGGCTATCGCGCCGCCCGCGGTCGTCTGCTGGAGGCGGTGCAGACCTCGGCGGTCGAGAACCCGGTAATCATCGGCGGCGATCTGCATGCCTTCTACGCCGCTGATGTGAAGCGCGATTTCGCCGACGAAAAGGTCCAGGCAATCGCCAGTGAATTCGTCTGCGGCTCGATCACCTCGGACGCGCCGTCTGCCGCAAGCCTCGCGACCGCACTTGCCGAAAACCCGCATCTCAAGTTTGCCTCGGACGAGCATGGTTATGCGATCATGCGCTTGAGCGAGCGGTCGGCCGAGGTGGATTTCATCGGTGTCGCCGACCGTAAGCAGCAGAACTCCCCCGCCACCGTTTTCCAGAGCTTTGCCGTCGCCGACGGTTTGGCTGGCGTCAATCGGTTTTGA
- a CDS encoding HAD family hydrolase, with protein sequence MQIDLLIFDCDGVLINSEPIASRTLAKALQDAGAAITAEEVLVRFTGNSASAIRRICTEELGITDLDAVFEAWHLDIYPEFARSLEPMPGIESLVRSLPHRKCVASNSSTDRLSKSLGLLPLWNAFAPSIFSADMVARPKPAPDLFHLCAETLSANPVRCVVIDDSTHGITGARAAGMTAIGFVDPADPRPGRAKTLAEAGAIFVATGADELQEALARLEAPLSVEA encoded by the coding sequence ATGCAGATAGATCTCCTGATTTTCGATTGTGACGGCGTCCTGATCAACAGCGAGCCGATCGCCAGCCGCACGCTTGCCAAGGCTCTGCAGGATGCCGGCGCCGCCATCACCGCCGAAGAGGTGCTGGTCCGGTTCACCGGCAATTCGGCGAGCGCCATCCGTCGCATCTGCACCGAAGAGCTCGGAATAACCGATCTGGATGCGGTCTTCGAGGCCTGGCATCTCGACATCTATCCGGAATTCGCCCGCTCGCTGGAGCCGATGCCCGGCATCGAAAGCCTGGTCCGGTCGCTGCCGCACCGCAAATGCGTCGCCTCCAACAGCTCGACGGACCGGCTGTCGAAAAGCCTCGGCCTTTTGCCGCTCTGGAACGCCTTCGCGCCCTCGATCTTCAGCGCCGACATGGTGGCCCGGCCGAAACCGGCGCCGGATCTCTTCCATCTCTGCGCCGAAACCCTGTCGGCCAATCCGGTCCGCTGCGTGGTGATCGATGACAGCACCCACGGGATCACCGGGGCGAGGGCGGCGGGCATGACGGCGATCGGCTTCGTTGATCCGGCAGACCCACGGCCCGGCCGCGCTAAAACTCTGGCGGAAGCCGGGGCCATTTTTGTGGCGACCGGTGCCGACGAGCTTCAGGAAGCGCTCGCCCGGCTCGAAGCCCCGCTCTCCGTGGAAGCCTGA
- a CDS encoding ABC transporter ATP-binding protein has translation MERDGFLELRGVASRYGATQVLTDIDLSIAKGEFVALLGSSGCGKTTLLRLLAGFIAPSAGEVKVRHRDVTHLPPDKRGMALVFQSYALWPHMTVAQNIGYGLKLKGVPRSEIAIRVAAMQSLLGLDGLEARKPSALSGGQRQRVALGRALAIDPEILLLDEPLSNLDARIRLTVRHELRALQKRLGITAIHVTHDREEAMVMADRIVILNAGKIAQQGTPEDVYNRPASAFVAAFMGAENVLFLNGAPQGDQFAIAAGPANAACSVPLLGRALAAGPVEARFRPEAARLFPADDVAVIGPGITFRGEVAAVSYPGGHWRHVAKLGDHEIMADAERAFEPGTPVAVFVPAEALFLFSSPQAASASPISRAPSGKVHA, from the coding sequence ATGGAACGGGACGGTTTTCTGGAGTTGCGCGGTGTCGCCAGCCGTTATGGCGCCACGCAGGTTCTGACCGATATTGATCTGTCGATCGCCAAGGGCGAGTTCGTGGCGCTGCTCGGGTCGTCCGGCTGCGGCAAGACCACGCTTCTGCGCCTGCTCGCCGGTTTCATCGCCCCTTCAGCCGGCGAGGTGAAGGTGCGCCATCGCGACGTCACCCACCTGCCGCCCGACAAGCGCGGCATGGCGCTGGTTTTCCAATCCTATGCGCTCTGGCCGCACATGACGGTGGCTCAGAACATCGGTTACGGGCTGAAGCTGAAAGGCGTTCCGCGCTCGGAAATTGCAATCCGCGTCGCCGCCATGCAGTCGCTGCTCGGCCTCGACGGGCTGGAGGCGCGCAAGCCATCGGCGCTCTCGGGCGGTCAGCGCCAGCGTGTCGCGCTCGGCCGGGCGCTCGCCATCGATCCGGAAATCCTGCTGCTGGACGAGCCGCTGTCCAACCTCGATGCGCGCATCCGCCTGACGGTGCGCCACGAGTTGCGGGCGTTGCAGAAGCGTCTCGGCATCACTGCCATCCACGTCACCCACGATCGCGAGGAGGCCATGGTGATGGCCGACCGGATCGTCATCCTGAATGCTGGCAAGATTGCCCAGCAGGGCACGCCGGAAGATGTCTATAACCGCCCCGCCTCGGCCTTCGTCGCCGCCTTCATGGGCGCGGAAAACGTGCTTTTCCTGAACGGCGCGCCACAGGGTGACCAGTTTGCGATCGCTGCCGGCCCGGCCAATGCGGCCTGTTCCGTGCCGCTGCTTGGCCGCGCGCTGGCCGCCGGTCCGGTCGAAGCTCGCTTCCGCCCGGAGGCAGCCCGTCTTTTCCCGGCCGACGATGTCGCCGTGATCGGCCCGGGCATCACCTTCCGGGGCGAGGTCGCCGCCGTCAGTTATCCCGGCGGCCATTGGCGCCATGTCGCCAAACTCGGCGATCACGAAATCATGGCCGATGCCGAACGCGCATTCGAGCCAGGCACCCCCGTCGCCGTGTTCGTGCCGGCCGAGGCGCTCTTTCTGTTCAGTTCGCCGCAGGCTGCTTCGGCCTCACCCATTTCCCGGGCGCCATCCGGGAAAGTCCACGCCTGA
- a CDS encoding ABC transporter substrate-binding protein has protein sequence MKKMSYAAFAVAFAALPVHAEELTVATAGDQNMVDYINQYLGPLFEKTYPGNTVRAVGTGPGDAGSQKILERFDAQSAAKSDKWDVDVAVVHEKFVGPMVTKSYLDKYRGDIDTGKLVTRDNAKMALGTNVDGYVMPMFNSQTAIAYNPALVPNPPKSYAELADWAKAHPKQFGYNGIKGGASGVSFVMGWIYAFGGGDANTLMNGPFKEEETKKWDAAFKSLADFTTNATLTPGNAGTLDLLSRGEIAMGPVWVDMFYSWQANGQLPPTMKLVLPAPGMPGQPMHYVLPEKAAHKALAEKFIALATSPKVQAEGIVKRFNWYPGIDADKVKVELDDATWNKLFVDISPADLAAKGKPFPIAPYNTAILEAYEKSVK, from the coding sequence ATGAAGAAGATGTCTTATGCAGCCTTCGCCGTCGCTTTCGCAGCCCTTCCGGTTCATGCCGAAGAGCTGACGGTTGCGACCGCCGGCGACCAGAACATGGTCGATTACATCAACCAGTATCTCGGCCCGCTTTTCGAAAAGACCTATCCGGGCAACACGGTTCGCGCCGTCGGCACCGGCCCCGGCGATGCCGGTTCGCAGAAGATCCTGGAGCGTTTCGACGCTCAGTCTGCCGCCAAGTCCGATAAGTGGGACGTCGATGTTGCCGTCGTGCACGAAAAATTCGTCGGCCCGATGGTGACCAAGAGCTATCTCGACAAGTATCGCGGCGACATCGACACCGGCAAGCTCGTGACCCGCGACAACGCCAAGATGGCGCTCGGCACCAATGTCGACGGTTATGTCATGCCGATGTTCAACAGCCAGACTGCGATCGCCTACAACCCTGCGCTCGTTCCGAACCCGCCGAAGTCCTATGCGGAGCTCGCAGACTGGGCCAAGGCCCATCCGAAGCAGTTCGGTTATAACGGCATCAAGGGCGGCGCTTCCGGCGTCTCGTTCGTCATGGGTTGGATCTATGCCTTCGGTGGCGGCGATGCCAACACCCTGATGAACGGCCCGTTCAAGGAAGAAGAAACCAAGAAGTGGGATGCGGCCTTCAAGAGCCTCGCCGACTTCACCACCAACGCAACGTTGACGCCCGGCAATGCCGGCACTCTCGACCTGCTGTCGCGCGGCGAAATCGCCATGGGCCCGGTCTGGGTCGACATGTTCTACTCCTGGCAGGCCAACGGCCAGCTGCCGCCGACCATGAAGCTGGTTCTGCCGGCCCCGGGCATGCCGGGCCAGCCGATGCACTATGTCCTGCCGGAAAAGGCTGCCCACAAGGCACTGGCCGAAAAGTTCATCGCTCTTGCCACCAGCCCGAAGGTCCAGGCCGAAGGCATCGTCAAGCGCTTCAACTGGTATCCGGGCATTGATGCGGACAAGGTGAAGGTCGAACTCGACGACGCCACCTGGAACAAGCTCTTCGTCGACATCTCGCCGGCCGACCTGGCCGCCAAGGGCAAGCCCTTCCCGATCGCGCCCTACAATACCGCGATCCTCGAAGCTTATGAGAAGTCCGTGAAGTAA
- a CDS encoding ABC transporter permease, producing the protein MPKRLLGLLLVLPALAVIAFLFILPLIMSAVGAFQVEGAFGWGNFTKTFDLYTKDVIFTVVIVSLSTVLIGIASIAIGGYLTLGEHPVAVAILRWLYRWPMFIPFIVVGQILRTFLSKNGMMNNTFINLGLLTPLDAVSFLDWRGIVIAFVWKQTPFVALLVAGAMASINRDTIEAARNLGASRLRLLLEIVVPQVAMTLTVGLILSFVTMMSVLSVPLMINAQSPTMLTADIAFRVNSYGDYGVANALGLISLVLAASVAWIYLRASLKERA; encoded by the coding sequence ATGCCAAAACGCCTCCTCGGTCTCCTTCTCGTGCTGCCGGCACTCGCGGTGATCGCCTTTCTCTTCATCCTGCCGCTGATCATGTCGGCGGTCGGCGCCTTCCAGGTGGAGGGGGCTTTCGGCTGGGGCAATTTCACCAAGACTTTCGATCTCTATACCAAGGACGTCATCTTCACCGTCGTGATCGTCAGCCTGTCGACGGTTCTGATCGGTATCGCCTCGATCGCCATCGGCGGTTACCTGACGCTCGGCGAACATCCGGTCGCGGTGGCGATCCTGCGCTGGCTCTATCGCTGGCCGATGTTCATTCCCTTCATCGTCGTCGGCCAGATCCTTCGCACGTTCCTCTCCAAGAACGGCATGATGAACAACACTTTCATCAATCTCGGCCTGCTGACGCCGCTCGATGCGGTGAGCTTCCTCGACTGGCGCGGCATCGTCATCGCCTTCGTCTGGAAGCAGACGCCGTTCGTGGCGCTGCTCGTCGCCGGCGCCATGGCCTCCATCAACCGCGATACGATCGAGGCGGCCCGCAATCTCGGCGCCTCGCGGCTGCGGCTGCTCTTGGAAATCGTCGTGCCGCAGGTGGCGATGACACTGACAGTCGGCCTCATCCTCTCCTTCGTCACCATGATGTCGGTTCTCTCGGTACCGCTGATGATCAACGCACAGTCGCCGACCATGCTGACCGCCGATATCGCCTTCCGGGTCAATTCCTACGGGGACTATGGCGTCGCCAACGCGCTCGGCCTCATCTCGCTCGTGCTCGCCGCATCCGTCGCATGGATCTACCTACGCGCCAGCCTGAAGGAGCGTGCATGA
- a CDS encoding ABC transporter permease — protein MTAARNSAARNPLAALWWVPRGIIFGLMAFFIFGPLFNLLLWTVAEKWYFPYSLPLEYGFSSWAKVFAPRGGAMESLTNSLVVALLTVVVSLLLAIPAGYALARLKLPFRGLILLAFLIPQAFPNLTVYVNIARIFYEIKLNGTIPGVVLVHVSHGLVYAVWIATAAFSAIDVELEQAARNIGAGAFRAFLDVTLPLAAPGLMASAIFVFLESLDEFTGSYFVGAPDVNMLPLLLYTTAAGGNYQIASITALLLLVPSLVFMLIVERFLKADVLSRVGH, from the coding sequence ATGACCGCCGCCCGTAATTCCGCCGCCCGCAATCCTCTCGCCGCGCTCTGGTGGGTGCCGCGCGGCATCATCTTCGGGCTGATGGCCTTCTTCATCTTCGGACCGCTGTTCAACCTGCTGCTCTGGACGGTGGCTGAGAAGTGGTATTTCCCCTACAGCCTGCCGCTCGAATATGGCTTCAGCTCCTGGGCAAAAGTGTTCGCGCCGCGCGGCGGGGCGATGGAATCGCTCACCAATTCGCTGGTCGTGGCGCTGCTGACCGTTGTCGTCTCGCTGTTGCTGGCAATCCCGGCAGGTTATGCGCTGGCGCGGCTGAAACTGCCGTTCCGCGGCCTCATCCTGCTCGCCTTCCTCATTCCGCAGGCCTTTCCGAACCTGACGGTCTATGTGAACATCGCCCGCATCTTCTATGAGATAAAGCTCAACGGCACGATCCCAGGCGTCGTGCTGGTGCATGTCTCGCACGGCCTCGTCTACGCGGTCTGGATCGCCACAGCCGCATTTTCGGCGATCGACGTGGAGCTCGAACAGGCGGCCCGCAATATCGGCGCCGGCGCGTTCCGGGCCTTCCTCGACGTGACGCTGCCGCTGGCAGCACCGGGACTGATGGCGAGCGCCATCTTCGTTTTCCTGGAATCGCTCGACGAATTCACCGGCAGCTATTTCGTCGGCGCGCCTGATGTGAACATGCTGCCACTGTTGCTCTATACCACCGCTGCCGGTGGCAATTATCAGATCGCATCGATCACGGCCCTCTTGCTGCTCGTTCCCTCCTTGGTGTTCATGTTGATCGTGGAGCGATTCCTGAAGGCGGACGTCCTTTCGCGCGTGGGGCATTGA
- a CDS encoding LacI family DNA-binding transcriptional regulator, which produces MKDEKRMRFVSAEQVAQLAGVSRSAVSRTFTPGASVAPATREKVLRAAEELGYHVNDLARGVLANQSRLVGIVATKPELGFRAHLTAALAKALIHRGNIPILINTGQTEEELLAAQKMLIGHRAEATIILSGSPPASFFELAQRNGQPLVVIGRSEPDADHVRAGNSEASRKAANAFFEAGRRRLAVVGSQSGTPSITERENAFMSAARSLGAEVRSAGGPDSDYDSGIAAARELFAGGERPDAVFCANDQIAFGLMDFIRIETKLRIPEDVAVIGFDDVPEAAWLSYSLTTFRQDPVTMALRAVELLERRLENPDASPGYERVIPELVVRKSFIPV; this is translated from the coding sequence ATGAAGGACGAAAAACGGATGCGTTTCGTCAGCGCTGAACAGGTGGCGCAACTTGCCGGCGTCTCCCGTTCGGCGGTTTCCCGCACGTTTACGCCAGGCGCCAGCGTCGCGCCGGCAACCCGGGAAAAGGTGCTGCGGGCGGCGGAAGAACTCGGCTACCACGTCAACGACCTCGCCCGCGGCGTGCTCGCCAACCAGAGCCGGCTTGTCGGCATCGTTGCGACCAAGCCGGAACTCGGTTTTCGCGCCCATCTGACGGCGGCACTCGCCAAGGCGCTGATCCATCGCGGCAATATCCCGATCCTCATCAATACCGGCCAGACCGAAGAGGAATTGCTGGCCGCCCAGAAGATGCTGATCGGTCACCGCGCCGAGGCGACGATCATCCTCTCCGGATCGCCGCCCGCGAGCTTCTTCGAACTCGCCCAGCGCAACGGCCAGCCGCTGGTGGTGATCGGCCGTTCGGAACCGGATGCCGACCATGTCCGCGCTGGCAATTCCGAGGCCTCCCGGAAGGCCGCCAATGCCTTTTTCGAGGCCGGCCGTCGGCGCCTCGCCGTTGTCGGTTCGCAATCGGGGACGCCGAGCATCACCGAGCGTGAAAATGCCTTCATGTCCGCGGCACGCTCGCTCGGTGCCGAGGTCCGGTCCGCTGGCGGGCCGGATTCCGACTATGACAGCGGCATTGCCGCCGCCCGCGAGCTGTTTGCTGGTGGCGAACGCCCGGACGCGGTGTTCTGCGCCAACGATCAGATCGCCTTCGGCCTGATGGATTTCATCCGCATCGAGACAAAACTGCGCATCCCGGAAGACGTTGCGGTGATCGGTTTCGACGACGTGCCGGAAGCGGCCTGGCTGAGCTACAGCCTCACCACCTTCCGCCAGGATCCGGTCACCATGGCGCTGCGGGCCGTCGAGCTTCTGGAGCGCAGGCTGGAAAACCCGGACGCTTCGCCGGGTTACGAGCGGGTCATCCCCGAACTGGTGGTGCGAAAGAGTTTCATTCCGGTTTAA
- a CDS encoding amidohydrolase family protein: MNIDELIAIDVHTHAEEPCCGPRDDGYDQFQAGMAKYFKNPAGHKGMLPTVNETAVYYRERKIGCVIFPVDAERETGFRRYNNEEVAMIAAENSDIMIPFASIDPAKGKMGAREARRLVREFGVKGFKFHPTMQAFYPNDRMAYPLYEAIAEEGAITLFHTGQTGVGAGMRGGMNMRLKYSNPIYLDDVAADFPDMPIILAHPSFPWQEEALSVATHKPNVYIDMSGWSPKYFPAILVQYANSILKHKMLFGSDWPAITPDRWMADFAAISIKDEVRPLILKENARKLLKL, from the coding sequence TTGAACATCGACGAGCTGATCGCCATCGACGTACACACCCATGCGGAAGAACCCTGCTGCGGCCCGCGCGACGATGGCTATGACCAATTCCAGGCCGGCATGGCCAAATATTTCAAGAACCCGGCCGGTCACAAGGGCATGCTGCCAACGGTGAACGAGACCGCCGTCTACTACCGCGAACGCAAGATCGGCTGCGTGATCTTTCCGGTCGATGCCGAGCGCGAGACCGGTTTCCGGCGTTACAACAACGAAGAGGTGGCGATGATCGCCGCCGAAAACAGCGACATCATGATCCCGTTCGCGTCGATCGACCCCGCCAAGGGCAAGATGGGCGCCCGCGAGGCGCGCCGACTGGTGCGCGAATTCGGCGTCAAGGGTTTCAAGTTCCACCCGACCATGCAGGCCTTCTATCCGAACGACCGGATGGCCTATCCGCTCTACGAGGCGATTGCCGAGGAGGGTGCGATCACGCTGTTCCATACGGGCCAGACCGGCGTCGGCGCCGGTATGCGCGGCGGCATGAACATGCGGCTCAAATATTCCAACCCGATCTATCTGGACGACGTGGCGGCGGATTTTCCCGACATGCCGATCATCCTCGCACATCCCTCCTTCCCCTGGCAGGAAGAGGCGCTTTCGGTCGCGACCCACAAGCCGAACGTCTATATCGACATGTCCGGCTGGTCGCCGAAATATTTTCCGGCCATCCTGGTGCAATACGCCAACTCGATCCTGAAGCACAAAATGCTGTTCGGCTCGGACTGGCCAGCGATTACCCCGGACCGCTGGATGGCGGATTTTGCCGCAATCTCGATCAAGGACGAGGTGCGGCCGCTGATCCTCAAGGAAAACGCCCGCAAGCTGTTGAAGCTTTAA
- a CDS encoding MarR family winged helix-turn-helix transcriptional regulator — MDMPIRTADEVELDRLNSALGFLMRLAQLKIYERFFEEVGEHNLKPGEFSVLWVILHNPGIRQSVLGQRLMIKRAHMTKLIRALEDQNLVSRKVPDGDRRAVEITLTPEAVTRVKHASQWFFTYEESVGANLTGDERQQLTALLRKFVGLG; from the coding sequence ATGGACATGCCGATCCGCACCGCAGACGAGGTCGAACTCGACCGGCTCAATTCGGCGCTCGGTTTCCTGATGCGTCTGGCGCAGCTCAAGATCTACGAGCGGTTTTTCGAGGAGGTCGGCGAGCATAATCTGAAGCCGGGGGAATTCTCCGTGCTTTGGGTCATTCTCCACAATCCGGGCATCCGCCAAAGCGTGCTCGGCCAACGGCTCATGATCAAGCGAGCCCATATGACCAAGCTGATCCGGGCGCTGGAGGACCAGAACCTCGTTTCGCGGAAGGTGCCGGATGGTGATCGCCGCGCCGTGGAGATTACGCTGACCCCGGAAGCGGTAACGAGGGTCAAACACGCGAGCCAGTGGTTCTTCACCTATGAAGAGTCGGTCGGCGCCAACCTTACCGGTGACGAGCGCCAACAACTGACGGCCCTGCTGCGGAAATTCGTGGGCCTGGGCTGA
- a CDS encoding crotonase/enoyl-CoA hydratase family protein, with product MADHTATSFVTYELKGNVAHIGLNRPEKRNAISDRFVETIAETVARAESEAKAVVLFGHGDHFCAGLDLAEHVKKTPIEGVRGSRRWHAVFAGIEHGTIPWISALHGAVVGGGLELASATHIRVADKSAFFALPEGQRGIFVGGGGSVRAARLMGVARMTDMMLTGRVASAEEAERWNLAQYVVEKGMARQKAHELAEAAASNAEISNYAVLNALPRIQDMAKEDGLFVESFIASFTATSPEAEERLRAFLEKRAARLKAPGSA from the coding sequence ATGGCCGATCATACGGCAACCAGCTTCGTGACCTATGAGCTCAAGGGCAATGTTGCCCATATAGGTCTCAACCGCCCGGAAAAGCGCAACGCGATCAGCGACCGTTTCGTCGAAACGATCGCCGAGACCGTGGCCCGCGCCGAAAGCGAGGCGAAAGCCGTCGTACTGTTCGGTCATGGCGACCACTTCTGCGCCGGGCTCGACCTTGCCGAACACGTCAAAAAGACGCCGATCGAAGGCGTGCGCGGTTCGCGCCGCTGGCATGCGGTGTTTGCCGGCATCGAACATGGCACGATCCCGTGGATTTCAGCCCTGCACGGGGCGGTGGTCGGCGGTGGCCTCGAACTGGCGTCCGCCACCCATATCCGGGTTGCGGACAAGTCCGCCTTTTTCGCCCTGCCGGAAGGCCAGCGCGGCATCTTCGTCGGCGGCGGTGGTTCGGTTCGGGCCGCCCGGCTGATGGGCGTCGCCCGCATGACCGACATGATGCTGACCGGCCGCGTCGCTTCTGCGGAAGAGGCCGAGCGCTGGAACCTGGCGCAATACGTCGTCGAAAAGGGCATGGCCCGGCAGAAGGCGCATGAGCTTGCAGAAGCCGCCGCCAGCAACGCCGAAATTTCCAACTACGCGGTGCTCAACGCATTGCCGCGGATCCAGGACATGGCCAAGGAAGACGGGCTTTTCGTGGAATCCTTCATCGCCTCCTTCACCGCCACCAGCCCGGAGGCCGAAGAGCGTCTGCGCGCCTTCCTGGAAAAACGCGCCGCGCGGCTGAAGGCGCCGGGCTCGGCATAA